The Collimonas fungivorans Ter331 genome has a segment encoding these proteins:
- the fdhD gene encoding formate dehydrogenase accessory sulfurtransferase FdhD yields MVSPEYASSTEVEVEQWRNGAVGKSRDVVAEEVPVALEYNGISHAVMMASPADLEDFALGFSLTEGILQDRSELFDCEVVTAADGIQVQMQIATERFVALKEKRRNLTGRTGCGLCGAETLQQAVRKPAPVLSAARFSAAGIYAAMAEMQQQQHLQKVTGATHAAAWLQADGKIALVREDVGRHNALDKLIGALSQENPRRDFSSGAVLITSRASYEMVQKAASMSCGFIVAVSAPTALAIRLAEQANVTLLGFVRQPGHVVYAHPQRLLP; encoded by the coding sequence ATGGTCTCACCCGAATACGCCAGCAGCACCGAAGTCGAGGTAGAGCAGTGGCGTAACGGCGCTGTCGGCAAGAGTCGCGACGTGGTTGCGGAAGAGGTGCCGGTGGCGCTGGAATACAACGGCATTTCGCACGCCGTGATGATGGCGTCGCCTGCCGACCTGGAAGATTTTGCGCTGGGTTTTTCCTTGACCGAGGGCATCTTGCAGGATCGCAGCGAGCTGTTCGATTGTGAAGTCGTCACGGCGGCCGACGGCATCCAGGTGCAGATGCAGATCGCCACCGAGCGTTTTGTCGCGCTCAAGGAAAAACGACGCAACTTGACCGGCCGCACCGGCTGCGGCTTATGCGGCGCGGAAACCTTGCAGCAGGCGGTGCGCAAGCCGGCGCCGGTGCTGTCCGCTGCGCGCTTTTCAGCGGCCGGCATTTATGCAGCGATGGCCGAGATGCAACAGCAGCAGCATTTGCAGAAAGTGACTGGCGCTACCCATGCCGCCGCATGGCTGCAGGCGGACGGCAAGATCGCGCTGGTGCGAGAAGACGTGGGCCGGCATAACGCCCTCGATAAATTGATTGGAGCCCTGTCGCAAGAAAATCCGCGGCGGGATTTTTCCAGCGGCGCGGTGCTGATCACCAGCCGTGCCAGTTATGAAATGGTGCAGAAGGCAGCCAGCATGAGCTGCGGTTTCATCGTCGCGGTGTCGGCGCCGACCGCGCTGGCGATCCGGCTGGCGGAGCAGGCTAACGTGACCTTGCTCGGTTTCGTGCGGCAGCCCGGACACGTGGTATACGCCCACCCGCAACGGCTATTGCCGTGA
- a CDS encoding formate dehydrogenase subunit delta, with protein sequence MNLEHLVKMANQIGAFFETMPDRSQAMADFASHLKRSWEPRMRRELLAYIETQGGPELNPMVLEAVRLHAATLQ encoded by the coding sequence ATGAATCTGGAACACCTGGTGAAGATGGCGAATCAGATCGGCGCCTTCTTCGAGACCATGCCCGACCGCTCGCAAGCCATGGCGGATTTCGCTAGCCACCTGAAGCGCAGCTGGGAGCCGCGCATGCGGCGCGAATTGCTGGCGTATATCGAAACGCAAGGCGGTCCGGAGCTCAATCCGATGGTGCTGGAGGCGGTGCGCCTGCACGCCGCCACCTTGCAATAA